A portion of the Nitrospirota bacterium genome contains these proteins:
- the mreC gene encoding rod shape-determining protein MreC, protein MVNSRFSSGARRLAFVCFALLVAALFLLPGQIQGLLQYLDGPVGHVVRVPLEAVASIDTGIADRWQQYVALQGVREENQQLRKDMESLRGQNSQLRESAAATERLTALLQFKEQALPAMVAAQVIGRDATNRYRAIILNKGESDGIKPDMGVITPAGVVGRVVKTTGASSVVLLITDPNNAIAGLIQRTRDEGIVEGTQQGLAQLKYIPLLSTLRDGDRVVTSGLVGGFPRGLALGTITHIDKQEGALFQSAELMPEVDVGRVEEVLVIQTSYGQSTKAMGEMDLPGKPSP, encoded by the coding sequence ATGGTAAACTCTCGTTTTTCCTCCGGTGCCAGACGTCTGGCGTTTGTCTGCTTCGCACTGCTCGTGGCGGCGCTTTTCCTGCTTCCCGGTCAAATCCAAGGACTCTTACAATATCTGGATGGGCCAGTCGGACACGTCGTGCGTGTTCCGCTTGAGGCTGTTGCATCGATCGATACGGGCATCGCCGACCGGTGGCAGCAGTATGTGGCGTTGCAAGGGGTCCGGGAGGAAAATCAACAATTACGGAAAGACATGGAGTCGTTGCGCGGGCAAAACAGCCAGTTGCGCGAGTCGGCTGCCGCCACTGAACGATTGACGGCCTTGCTGCAATTTAAGGAGCAAGCGCTTCCGGCCATGGTGGCCGCGCAAGTCATCGGGCGTGATGCCACGAACCGCTATCGTGCCATCATCCTCAATAAGGGTGAGAGCGACGGAATCAAGCCGGACATGGGGGTGATCACGCCCGCTGGCGTTGTCGGGCGTGTGGTGAAAACGACGGGAGCATCCTCGGTGGTGCTCTTGATTACGGATCCGAACAACGCCATTGCCGGTCTTATTCAGCGGACAAGAGACGAAGGCATTGTGGAAGGGACCCAGCAAGGTCTGGCCCAGTTGAAATATATCCCGTTGCTCTCGACGCTTCGAGACGGTGATCGGGTCGTGACCTCTGGCTTGGTTGGAGGTTTCCCGCGCGGCCTCGCGCTCGGCACGATTACACATATCGACAAGCAGGAAGGCGCATTGTTTCAATCGGCTGAACTCATGCCGGAAGTCGATGTCGGTCGGGTCGAAGAGGTGTTGGTGATTCAGACATCGTACGGACAGTCGACGAAGGCGATGGGAGAAATGGATCTTCCAGGAAAGCCGTCGCCATGA
- the queA gene encoding tRNA preQ1(34) S-adenosylmethionine ribosyltransferase-isomerase QueA, producing MQLSEFDFAFDPSLIATCPVLPRDHAKLLVLQPHTQSLAHRRVDDLPELLQPGDLLVVNNTKVLAARVVGRKCPSGAEVEILFVKDLGDATWEVLIKGTFRPGQIIEMDAAASAEVIERDSARTTVRVESQVPFVEWLREHGRMPLPPYLKRAPTDQDREWYQTLFAQHEGAIAAPTAGLHFTAELLARLQQRGVGLTSITLHVGIGTFKPVKVDHIEDHQMGTEWIDVGAEAVRAIEHTRAEGGRIVAVGTTAVRALETAARADGQIRPYRGETDIFMTPGFSFKVIDALFTNFHLPRTTLLMLVSALAGTEFLREAYAEAVRERYRFYSYGDAMLIL from the coding sequence ATGCAGCTCTCCGAGTTCGACTTTGCGTTCGATCCCTCGCTGATTGCGACGTGTCCGGTCCTTCCACGCGATCACGCGAAGTTACTCGTCCTGCAGCCGCACACCCAGTCGCTTGCCCATCGACGCGTTGACGACTTGCCTGAGCTGCTTCAGCCAGGGGATCTCCTCGTGGTCAATAATACGAAGGTGTTGGCCGCGCGCGTGGTTGGACGAAAGTGTCCTTCCGGTGCGGAAGTCGAGATTCTTTTTGTGAAAGATCTTGGGGATGCGACATGGGAAGTATTGATCAAGGGTACGTTCCGTCCAGGACAGATCATCGAGATGGATGCCGCGGCCTCTGCGGAGGTGATCGAGCGTGACTCGGCCAGAACGACGGTGCGGGTCGAGAGTCAGGTCCCGTTCGTTGAGTGGTTACGGGAACATGGCCGAATGCCGCTTCCGCCCTATTTAAAACGAGCGCCGACCGATCAAGATCGTGAATGGTACCAAACGCTGTTTGCGCAACATGAGGGTGCGATTGCCGCACCGACGGCTGGGCTCCATTTCACCGCGGAATTGCTGGCACGGCTGCAACAGCGAGGAGTCGGTCTTACGAGCATCACGCTCCATGTCGGTATCGGAACATTCAAGCCGGTGAAAGTCGATCACATCGAAGACCATCAGATGGGCACAGAATGGATCGATGTCGGAGCAGAGGCGGTTCGTGCCATCGAGCATACGCGGGCGGAAGGAGGACGGATCGTCGCGGTTGGGACGACTGCCGTACGTGCGCTCGAAACGGCGGCTCGTGCTGACGGCCAGATCAGGCCCTATCGGGGCGAGACGGACATCTTCATGACGCCAGGGTTTTCCTTCAAAGTGATCGACGCGCTCTTCACGAATTTTCACCTGCCGCGTACCACATTGTTGATGCTGGTTTCCGCGTTGGCCGGGACAGAATTTCTTCGAGAGGCCTATGCCGAGGCGGTTCGCGAGCGGTACCGCTTCTATAGTTATGGCGACGCGATGCTGATTTTGTAA
- a CDS encoding SurA N-terminal domain-containing protein, with protein sequence MIKLMREASHSYPWLLKGLMGILALAFVITMGWWGFDEQSGSVVASVGDLTVSRDEFRRAYENTYRFYKDKVPGEFKDETIKQFVVDQLIDNRTWLIAAKNMGLTVADEDLREVIMQIPDFQKNGVFDPEIYQRLLAANHLTPATFEAMEEKEVLSNKARLIIRDAIALTPAELAEAQALTVRQTESDPAKAAEAKDRALQDVLFQKQQRALLAYTESLKTTLPITIHRELL encoded by the coding sequence ATGATCAAATTGATGCGTGAAGCGTCCCATAGTTATCCCTGGCTCCTCAAGGGCCTCATGGGGATCCTTGCCCTCGCCTTCGTCATCACCATGGGCTGGTGGGGTTTTGACGAACAGTCCGGCTCCGTCGTTGCCTCAGTCGGAGACCTCACCGTATCTCGCGACGAGTTTCGCCGGGCCTACGAAAATACCTACCGCTTCTACAAGGATAAAGTCCCCGGAGAGTTCAAGGACGAAACGATCAAGCAGTTTGTCGTGGATCAACTCATCGACAATCGGACCTGGCTCATCGCGGCCAAAAACATGGGCCTCACCGTGGCGGATGAGGACCTGCGAGAAGTCATCATGCAGATCCCCGACTTTCAAAAAAATGGAGTATTTGACCCCGAAATCTACCAACGACTCCTGGCAGCGAACCATCTGACGCCCGCGACATTTGAAGCCATGGAAGAGAAGGAAGTACTGAGCAACAAAGCCAGGCTGATCATCCGTGACGCCATCGCCCTGACCCCCGCCGAACTTGCCGAGGCACAGGCCCTCACTGTGCGGCAAACGGAATCGGACCCGGCAAAGGCCGCCGAAGCCAAGGACCGCGCGTTACAGGACGTCCTCTTTCAAAAGCAACAACGCGCGCTGCTAGCCTATACCGAATCGCTCAAAACAACGCTTCCCATTACCATTCACCGCGAGCTCTTGTGA
- a CDS encoding RDD family protein — protein MAEEVRGGHSIGAGIYPKAQVLNRGIAKLIDVFIVAAADQMIVPVGFLAGLAYILIADGFAGGRSIGKRLIGLQTVLPDRHESAGFRESIIRNLPFAVAQLAFAIPYVGWIVSVAIIALEGVLIIGNEQGRRLGDEIAGTQVLDAGRLALPD, from the coding sequence TTGGCCGAGGAGGTTCGCGGGGGTCATTCAATCGGTGCTGGGATCTATCCGAAGGCGCAGGTCCTGAACCGAGGTATTGCCAAGCTCATCGATGTATTCATCGTCGCAGCAGCCGATCAAATGATCGTGCCAGTAGGTTTTCTTGCAGGATTGGCGTATATACTGATTGCTGATGGATTTGCCGGCGGGCGTAGTATCGGGAAACGGTTGATCGGTCTCCAGACGGTGCTTCCAGACCGGCATGAGTCTGCAGGGTTTCGGGAATCCATTATTCGAAATTTACCCTTTGCGGTCGCGCAATTAGCTTTTGCCATCCCGTATGTGGGGTGGATTGTATCGGTCGCGATCATAGCGCTCGAAGGGGTTTTGATCATTGGGAACGAACAGGGGCGGCGTCTTGGTGACGAGATCGCCGGTACTCAGGTGCTCGATGCGGGTCGACTGGCGTTGCCCGACTGA
- a CDS encoding Rne/Rng family ribonuclease encodes MGVEIAITVAREETRVAVLDGGVVTDLFGDRAKHKDFVGNIYKGKVAKVLPGMQAAFVDIGLEKAAFMHVSDLSLDSEPGDTLVDADEDDKDADKDGDMLGPRRQSSKPIEQLLSEGQELMVQISKGPIGTKGSRVTTYVSLPGRYLVFMPNVEHIGVSRRIARDEERARLKDIMKRVRHPGCGYIVRTVSEGVKEDELRSDVDFLHVLWQDILSKREQKGAPALLHADLSLSFRVVRDLFGKKVDRLWIDSREEYQAVRDFVQRFSPEQTSRIHFYDKDESLFDHLGVEQEMARALSRKVWLKSGGHLVIDHTEAMTVIDVNTGRFVGKRDQEETILRNNLEAAKEVAYQMKLRGIGGIIIVDFIDMEREKNRDKVYHALLDAMSTDKARTRVSRISDLGLIEISRERVREDLLRSLSEPCHYCEGRGYTKSPTTVVYEIFRDVRRIGSGPEPQRIVVGAHPSVVGLMQDEERPGLEAVERECAAKIIVMPDEHLHLEQYDLAVL; translated from the coding sequence ATGGGAGTAGAAATTGCCATTACAGTCGCACGCGAGGAAACTCGCGTGGCGGTCTTGGACGGCGGAGTGGTGACGGATCTCTTCGGAGATCGCGCCAAACACAAGGACTTCGTCGGGAATATTTATAAAGGAAAAGTCGCGAAGGTGTTGCCTGGTATGCAGGCGGCCTTTGTGGATATCGGCCTTGAGAAGGCGGCCTTCATGCACGTGTCGGATCTGTCGTTGGACTCCGAGCCGGGCGACACACTTGTCGATGCGGATGAGGACGACAAGGATGCCGACAAAGATGGGGATATGCTGGGTCCTCGCCGTCAAAGCTCCAAGCCGATCGAGCAGTTGCTGAGTGAAGGGCAGGAGCTGATGGTGCAGATCTCTAAGGGCCCGATCGGCACCAAGGGCTCACGGGTCACGACCTATGTGTCGCTCCCAGGCCGGTATCTCGTCTTCATGCCCAACGTCGAGCACATCGGCGTGTCCCGCCGCATCGCCCGCGATGAGGAGCGAGCCAGGCTCAAGGACATTATGAAGCGCGTCCGGCATCCCGGCTGTGGTTACATTGTCCGTACGGTGAGCGAAGGGGTCAAGGAAGACGAACTGCGATCCGACGTCGACTTTTTGCATGTGCTTTGGCAGGACATTCTGTCGAAGCGCGAGCAGAAGGGAGCCCCGGCGTTGCTCCATGCCGACCTGAGCTTGAGCTTCCGCGTCGTGCGCGATCTGTTCGGCAAGAAAGTCGATCGACTCTGGATCGATTCGCGGGAAGAATATCAGGCCGTCCGTGATTTCGTGCAGCGATTCTCGCCAGAACAGACCTCGCGCATTCACTTCTACGACAAAGACGAAAGCCTGTTCGATCATCTGGGCGTGGAGCAGGAAATGGCGCGGGCGCTTAGCCGCAAAGTCTGGCTCAAGTCCGGCGGGCATCTCGTAATCGACCATACGGAAGCGATGACCGTCATCGACGTCAATACCGGCCGGTTCGTGGGGAAGCGCGATCAGGAGGAGACCATTCTTCGGAACAATCTGGAGGCCGCGAAAGAAGTGGCCTATCAGATGAAGTTGCGCGGAATCGGCGGGATCATCATCGTCGACTTCATCGACATGGAACGGGAGAAAAATCGCGACAAGGTCTATCACGCGTTGCTCGATGCGATGTCCACCGACAAGGCTCGCACTAGAGTGTCCAGGATTTCCGACTTGGGGTTGATCGAGATTTCTCGTGAACGGGTGCGGGAGGATCTTCTGCGTTCCCTCTCCGAGCCCTGCCACTATTGCGAAGGGCGGGGTTATACGAAGTCTCCGACCACAGTGGTCTATGAGATCTTCCGCGATGTCCGCCGGATCGGCAGCGGTCCCGAGCCGCAACGGATCGTTGTCGGTGCCCATCCCTCAGTCGTCGGGCTGATGCAAGATGAAGAGCGGCCAGGCCTTGAGGCCGTGGAACGCGAGTGCGCCGCAAAAATCATTGTCATGCCGGACGAACATTTGCATCTGGAACAGTACGATCTCGCAGTGCTGTAA
- a CDS encoding rod shape-determining protein, with translation MGFASDIFGWFSNDLAIDLGTASTLVYVHGKGIVLNEPSVVAVEKKTERVLAVGTEAKRMLGRTPGNIIAVRPMKEGVIADFEMAEQMLKRFIQKAHNRSAFVRPRIIIGVPSRITQVEQRAVRDSAELAGAREVYLIEEPVAAAIGAGLPITEPSGNMVVDIGGGTTDIAVISLGGIVYSESVKVAGDRMDDAIMNYIKKKYNLLIGEHMAERIKFEIGSAYPFEERKTMMIKGRDLISGIPRTLVVDDSEIREALQEPIGTIVNAIKVALENTPPELAGDIIDRGIVLTGGGSLLKGMDTRFREETNLPIITVDDPLTSVVLGVGKILDELDLLAKVSVMSQANTYR, from the coding sequence GTGGGTTTTGCAAGTGACATCTTCGGGTGGTTCTCAAACGACCTAGCCATCGACCTGGGGACGGCGTCGACGCTCGTCTATGTGCACGGGAAAGGGATCGTTCTGAACGAACCATCGGTCGTCGCGGTTGAGAAAAAAACCGAACGAGTACTTGCAGTCGGCACAGAAGCAAAGCGAATGTTGGGACGCACACCGGGTAACATTATTGCCGTGCGGCCCATGAAAGAAGGCGTGATCGCCGACTTCGAAATGGCCGAGCAGATGTTAAAGCGGTTTATTCAGAAAGCGCACAACCGCAGCGCCTTCGTGCGTCCTCGCATCATTATCGGTGTGCCGTCGCGTATCACGCAGGTTGAGCAGCGGGCGGTCCGTGACTCGGCCGAGTTAGCCGGAGCCCGCGAAGTGTATCTGATCGAAGAGCCGGTGGCGGCGGCCATTGGTGCGGGTCTTCCGATCACCGAGCCTTCCGGCAACATGGTAGTCGATATCGGCGGCGGTACGACCGATATCGCGGTGATTTCCCTCGGTGGGATCGTCTATAGCGAGTCCGTCAAAGTGGCAGGCGATCGCATGGACGATGCGATCATGAATTACATTAAGAAGAAATATAATCTCCTCATCGGTGAACATATGGCAGAGCGGATCAAGTTCGAAATCGGCTCCGCCTATCCCTTTGAGGAACGCAAGACTATGATGATCAAGGGGCGCGACTTGATTTCCGGCATTCCACGCACGTTGGTGGTGGATGACTCGGAAATCCGGGAAGCGTTGCAGGAGCCGATCGGGACAATCGTCAACGCGATTAAAGTGGCACTGGAGAATACCCCGCCCGAGTTGGCGGGAGACATTATCGATCGTGGCATCGTTCTCACGGGCGGGGGATCTCTGCTGAAGGGCATGGATACGCGCTTTCGAGAAGAAACGAATCTGCCGATCATCACCGTGGACGATCCCTTGACTTCTGTCGTGTTGGGAGTCGGAAAAATCCTCGATGAGCTGGATCTGCTTGCCAAAGTGTCGGTCATGTCCCAGGCCAATACGTACCGATAA
- the dprA gene encoding DNA-processing protein DprA, with translation MPQPSFGQPMTRARLESWLRLQAIDGVGDLTVLRLVRAWHSPEAVLGASRDELIQRGCSLELADAIRRGPDDSACRTLEREIRAIEHGRIEIRSVLDPTYPARLKMIADPPPLLYITGTLTEQDELAIAIVGARRATAAGRIMTEELSYNLAAAGMTMVSGLARGIDAAAHRGALAAQGRTIAVLGCGIDRTYPPEHDRLRRQIEERGAILSEAPVGAPPHSHHFPRRNRIISGLSLGVIVTEAAINSGSLITARLAAEQGREVFAVPGFVKQDTSRGTNALLKDGAALIEHAQDVIDVVLPQLEPALRLRLRPSQTKKGGSDQLGKEEQLVYDVLSYDPLTVDDVIVATGMPVPTVMAALLSLELRQQVAQLPGQRYLRT, from the coding sequence GTGCCCCAGCCTTCCTTTGGTCAGCCGATGACCAGGGCGCGGTTAGAGTCCTGGCTCCGCCTGCAAGCGATCGATGGAGTGGGGGACCTGACGGTTCTGCGACTCGTTCGGGCTTGGCACTCACCAGAAGCCGTTCTGGGCGCCTCCCGTGATGAATTGATCCAGCGCGGGTGCAGTTTGGAGTTGGCAGACGCGATCAGGCGAGGACCTGATGATTCTGCCTGCCGGACTCTTGAGCGGGAGATCCGGGCGATCGAGCATGGGCGCATTGAAATCCGGAGCGTGCTGGACCCCACCTATCCCGCCCGGCTGAAGATGATTGCGGACCCTCCACCTCTCTTGTATATCACCGGCACATTGACTGAGCAGGATGAGCTGGCGATCGCCATCGTAGGCGCCAGGCGGGCGACGGCGGCCGGGCGTATCATGACCGAGGAGCTCAGTTACAATTTGGCGGCAGCAGGTATGACGATGGTGAGTGGACTTGCACGCGGTATTGACGCGGCTGCCCACCGAGGCGCGCTGGCCGCGCAGGGTCGAACCATTGCCGTCCTTGGATGCGGAATCGATCGAACCTATCCGCCGGAACATGACCGATTACGCCGACAGATTGAGGAGCGCGGGGCCATCCTATCTGAGGCGCCGGTGGGCGCGCCTCCCCATAGCCACCATTTCCCCAGGCGAAATCGTATCATCAGCGGTCTGTCTCTGGGGGTGATCGTCACAGAGGCGGCGATCAACAGCGGATCGTTGATTACCGCGAGACTGGCTGCTGAGCAAGGCCGGGAGGTCTTTGCCGTTCCTGGTTTTGTGAAGCAAGACACCAGTCGCGGGACGAACGCCTTGCTCAAAGATGGTGCGGCCTTGATCGAGCATGCACAGGACGTCATCGATGTGGTGTTGCCGCAACTGGAGCCGGCGTTACGCCTGCGCCTGCGGCCTTCTCAGACGAAGAAAGGGGGCAGCGATCAGTTGGGTAAAGAAGAACAGCTGGTGTATGATGTCTTGTCGTACGATCCGCTCACCGTGGACGACGTGATTGTTGCCACAGGGATGCCGGTGCCCACCGTGATGGCCGCGCTCTTGTCCTTGGAGCTTCGACAGCAAGTCGCACAGCTGCCGGGACAGCGGTATCTTCGAACATAA
- the rodA gene encoding rod shape-determining protein RodA produces the protein MIDRVINSRGFDNFDFRFIGLIFVILGVGVLSIYSVTHDQSVAFPFYAKQIVWIALGTVAFLVMWLSDYHRIARLAYPAYVIILVLLAVVLFEGKSSRGAQRWIPMGPFAFQPSEFAKLVLIVTLAHYYSKAPRVGWLQRVVLPGLLVLPGLLLILKQPDLGSGLSFLAVYAAMLLMVGMRSKALGVILLFSLMLFPFAWEMMWGSLHDYQRQRIMAFVDPAYDPGGKGYHALQSRIAIGAGELTGKGLYGGTQSQLKFLPEGHTDFVFSVFAEEWGFLGVLALLILFVALIWLSLEIVARAKDQLGALLAVGVICMLCFCVVVNIGMTAGMFPIVGIPLPLMSYGGSATIMTMASLGLLLNVKRRRLSFF, from the coding sequence ATGATCGATCGGGTGATCAATAGCCGGGGTTTTGACAATTTCGACTTCCGTTTTATCGGGCTGATCTTTGTCATCCTGGGGGTCGGCGTCCTGTCGATTTATAGCGTGACGCATGATCAAAGCGTCGCGTTCCCGTTTTATGCCAAACAGATTGTGTGGATTGCGCTCGGTACGGTCGCATTTCTGGTGATGTGGCTCTCGGACTATCATCGAATCGCCCGGTTAGCGTATCCTGCGTATGTCATCATCCTCGTCCTGCTGGCGGTCGTGCTGTTTGAGGGGAAAAGCAGCCGAGGTGCGCAACGGTGGATCCCGATGGGGCCCTTCGCGTTCCAGCCATCGGAGTTCGCAAAGCTGGTGCTCATTGTGACCTTGGCGCACTATTATTCAAAGGCGCCACGAGTCGGTTGGCTTCAGCGAGTGGTCCTCCCAGGGTTATTGGTCCTGCCGGGGCTACTCCTGATCCTGAAGCAGCCTGACCTTGGGAGCGGATTGAGCTTCTTGGCGGTTTATGCCGCGATGTTGTTGATGGTAGGGATGCGGTCGAAGGCATTGGGTGTGATCCTCCTGTTTTCGCTGATGTTGTTTCCCTTCGCCTGGGAGATGATGTGGGGGTCATTGCATGATTATCAGCGGCAGCGCATTATGGCCTTCGTCGATCCGGCCTACGATCCTGGAGGCAAGGGATACCATGCGCTCCAATCGAGAATTGCTATTGGCGCGGGAGAGCTGACAGGGAAGGGCCTCTACGGAGGGACCCAAAGCCAATTAAAGTTTTTGCCCGAGGGGCATACGGACTTTGTCTTTTCTGTTTTTGCCGAAGAATGGGGATTTCTCGGAGTGTTGGCGCTTTTGATCCTGTTTGTGGCGTTGATCTGGCTGTCATTAGAAATTGTCGCGCGCGCGAAGGATCAACTCGGGGCGTTGCTGGCGGTCGGGGTCATCTGCATGTTGTGTTTTTGTGTGGTGGTCAATATCGGGATGACGGCGGGGATGTTTCCCATTGTGGGCATTCCCCTTCCGCTCATGAGTTACGGCGGAAGCGCGACGATTATGACGATGGCGTCGCTCGGTCTGCTCTTGAACGTCAAACGTCGTCGATTAAGTTTTTTTTAG
- the mrdA gene encoding penicillin-binding protein 2, with translation MATAGLHDSELGELQRRLIILRVGLLLVVGLLALRLWHLQIREGPYYRDLSENNRTRSVIMEPARGLIYDRNGVLLANNVPSFTLYVSLEDVKNRELLIEQLTNLLGLDEALVRKKLTARGSKQLPRKVKDRLSLREATLIESHRLDLPGVMVQVESQRNYPGGVTASHLLGYVGEVSPEQLEKPEFADLHQGSIVGQYGVEKFFDRLVRGQAGQKSIEVDALGHEKRTVVVEQAHAGDNLYLTIDVRLQKVAESLLGEESGAIVALDPRTGDVLAMASRPGFDPNVLSRELTPKQWAEIVQNEGRPLNNRASQGQYPPGSVFKVMMAAAALESNTVTPSTTIHCNGGYQFGRRLYRDWKAGGHGSVDLRRALIQSCDVYFYTVGQRMGIETMASFAHMFGLGEETGIELPSERIGIVPSAAWKQKAKNEPWLPGETISASIGQGYVNVTPLQMASLIGTVANDGVTFRPRLVRAVMDRATGVFEERPVVPKRTLKLRPEILPLIKEALAGVVTEGTATRAKSALITIAGKTGTAQTTALSKEKRAEKDIPKKFRDHAWFVAFAPVEAPTIAVAVLGEHMGHGGSASAPLAKVLIETYVKLNLPAPAAVPDGTVAREADIGGQETR, from the coding sequence ATGGCAACAGCAGGTCTGCACGATTCTGAACTTGGTGAGCTCCAACGCCGACTGATCATTCTGCGCGTGGGGTTGCTGCTCGTCGTGGGCTTATTGGCGTTGCGGCTCTGGCATTTACAGATTCGTGAAGGCCCCTACTACCGCGATCTCTCCGAGAACAATCGTACCCGTTCCGTCATCATGGAGCCGGCTCGAGGCCTGATCTACGATCGCAACGGAGTGTTGCTGGCGAACAATGTCCCCAGTTTTACGCTCTATGTCTCGCTCGAAGACGTCAAAAATCGCGAGCTGCTCATCGAACAACTGACCAATCTCTTGGGCCTGGATGAGGCCCTCGTGAGGAAGAAGCTGACGGCTCGCGGCAGCAAGCAACTCCCGCGCAAGGTGAAGGACCGTCTATCTTTGCGAGAGGCGACGCTCATCGAATCGCATCGTTTGGATTTGCCTGGCGTGATGGTACAAGTCGAATCGCAGCGGAACTATCCCGGTGGTGTCACAGCCTCGCATCTATTGGGGTACGTCGGGGAAGTCTCGCCCGAGCAGTTAGAGAAGCCTGAATTTGCCGATCTGCACCAGGGCAGTATTGTCGGCCAATATGGTGTGGAGAAGTTTTTCGACCGGCTCGTGCGCGGGCAGGCCGGGCAGAAAAGTATTGAAGTCGATGCGTTAGGTCACGAGAAGCGAACCGTGGTTGTGGAGCAGGCTCACGCCGGAGATAATTTATACCTCACGATCGATGTGCGGCTGCAAAAAGTGGCAGAAAGCCTCTTGGGGGAGGAGTCGGGTGCAATCGTCGCGCTTGACCCCAGGACGGGTGATGTCTTGGCTATGGCCAGCCGTCCTGGTTTCGATCCGAATGTCCTTTCGCGTGAACTTACGCCGAAACAATGGGCTGAGATCGTGCAAAATGAAGGGCGCCCATTGAACAATCGTGCCTCGCAAGGCCAGTACCCGCCTGGTTCGGTCTTCAAAGTGATGATGGCCGCGGCAGCGTTAGAGTCCAATACGGTCACCCCGTCGACGACGATTCATTGTAATGGAGGGTATCAGTTCGGCCGGCGGCTCTATCGCGACTGGAAGGCCGGCGGACATGGCTCGGTCGACCTCCGGCGCGCACTCATACAATCGTGCGATGTGTATTTCTACACGGTCGGTCAGCGGATGGGGATCGAGACGATGGCCTCCTTCGCGCATATGTTCGGCTTGGGTGAGGAGACGGGGATTGAGCTGCCGTCAGAACGGATTGGAATCGTGCCGTCTGCGGCTTGGAAACAGAAAGCCAAGAATGAGCCGTGGTTGCCGGGCGAAACGATCTCGGCATCGATTGGTCAGGGCTATGTCAATGTGACCCCGCTCCAGATGGCGAGTTTGATCGGTACGGTCGCAAACGACGGCGTGACCTTTCGTCCGCGATTGGTCAGGGCTGTGATGGATCGGGCGACTGGAGTGTTTGAAGAAAGACCTGTGGTCCCCAAGCGCACCTTGAAGCTGAGGCCTGAAATTCTGCCATTGATCAAAGAGGCGTTGGCCGGGGTGGTGACAGAGGGTACGGCTACGCGGGCGAAGTCGGCGTTGATAACCATTGCAGGAAAGACCGGTACGGCTCAGACGACGGCGTTGAGCAAAGAGAAGAGGGCGGAGAAGGATATTCCCAAGAAGTTTCGCGATCATGCCTGGTTTGTGGCCTTCGCTCCGGTCGAGGCGCCTACGATCGCCGTCGCAGTGTTGGGTGAACATATGGGCCACGGAGGGTCCGCCTCGGCCCCCCTCGCCAAAGTGCTGATCGAGACCTATGTGAAATTGAATCTCCCCGCTCCTGCCGCGGTGCCGGATGGTACCGTGGCGCGGGAAGCGGATATCGGAGGACAGGAAACGAGATGA